TAAACAGAATGAAATCCGGAAACCGCGCCAGGCGGTTCTGGCCGCAGCCGTGAAAGGAGCTCATTAATATGCCTAAAAATGATACATTGAAAAAAATTCTCGTCATCGGCTCCGGTCCGATTGTCATCGGGCAAGCAGCGGAATTCGACTACGCTGGAACACAGGCTTGCCAAGCATTGAAAGAAGAAGGTATCGAGGTTGTGCTGATCAACAGCAACCCGGCGACCATCATGACCGACACAAACATGGCGGATAAAGTATATATCGAGCCGATTACGCTCGACTTTGTTACACAGATCATCCGTCAAGAGCGTCCGGACGGTTTGCTCCCGACGCTTGGAGGGCAAACGGGCTTGAACATGGCAGTTGAGCTTGCACGCGCCGGTATTCTGGAGCAGGAGAATGTGAAGCTGCTCGGAACGCAGCTGGAGTCCATCGAGAAAGCCGAAGACCGCGATCTGTTCCGTGATCTGATGCGCGAACTCGATCAGCCCGTACCGGAAAGCACCATCGTAACGACTCTGGAAGAAGCGCTTGATTTCGCGAATGAGATCGGTTATCCGGTGATCGTGCGTCCGGCATACACGCTCGGAGGCACTGGCGGGGGGATTTGCGCAACCGAAGAGGAACTGCGCGAAACGGTCAGCTCCGGACTTCGCTACAGCCCGATCACACAATGTTTGATCGAGAAGAGCATCGCGGGAATGAAAGAAGTCGAGTATGAGGTAATGCGCGACGCAAACGATAACTGCATCGTGGTATGTAACATGGAGAACTTTGATCCGGTCGGCGTTCATACCGGCGACAGCATCGTCGTGGCGCCAAGCCAAACGCTGTCCGATCGCGAGTATCAAATGCTCAGATCGGCATCGCTGAAAATCATCCGTGCCCTGAACATCGAGGGCGGATGTAACGTGCAATTCGCGCTGGATCCAAACAGCTATCAATATTATGTCATCGAGGTAAACCCTCGCGTCAGCCGCTCTTCTGCCCTTGCTTCCAAGGCAACGGGTTACCCGATCGCGAAGATGGCAGCAAAAATCGCGATGGGTTACACCCTGGACGAGATCGTCAACCCGGTAACGGGACAGACCTATGCTTGTTTTGAGCCTACGCTGGACTATATCGTCAGCAAAATTCCACGCTGGCCATTCGACAAGTTCATCCATGCTAACCGGAAGCTGGGAACTCAGATGAAGGCCACCGGCGAGGTGATGGCGATTGGCCGTACTTTCGAAGAATCGATCCATAAAGCGGTTCGCTCTCTGGAGATCGGCGTGCACCGACTCTACTTGAAAGGCGCGAACGAGCTGAGTGATGAAGTGCTCCAGCAGCGTCTGATTAAAGCCGACGATGAGCGGATGTTCTTGATCGCGGAAGCATTCCGCCGGGGGTATGGACTTCAGCAGATTCAGGACCTGACGAAGATCGACTGGTGGTTCCTGGACAAAATCGAACGCCTGATTAAGTATGAAGAGCACATTCGCAGCGAAGCGGCACTGACATACGAAACGCTGTACGAAGCGAAGCGGCTCGGTTTTACGGATCGCGCTATAGCTGAGCTGCGCGCGGAAGGCAATGCCAGCACGCACACAACCGAGGAGTCGATCGGATTCCTGCGTCGCGAGCATGGATTGCGCCCGGTTTACAAAATGGTCGATACTTGCGCGGCGGAGTTTGAAGCAACGACACCGTACTACTACTCGACGTACGAAACCGAGAATGAAGTGATCGAATCCGCCAAGGAGAAGGTCATCGTACTGGGCTCCGGACCGATCCGGATCGGTCAGGGAATCGAGTTCGACTACTCCACGGTGCACGCTGTATGGGCGATCCAGAAGGCGGGATACGAAGCAGTTATCATTAACAACAACCCGGAGACCGTCTCCACTGACTTTAATACGTCGGACCGACTCTACTTCGAACCGCTCTTCCTCGAAGATGTCATGAACGTCATTGAGCAGGAGAAACCGATCGGTGTCATCGTACAGTTTGGCGGGCAGACAGCTATTAACCTCGCTGAGCCGCTGAGCAAGGCGGGCGTGAAGATTCTGGGTACCAGCTTGGAAAGCATTGACGAAGCCGAGGACCGTAAAAAATTCGAAGCGCTTCTGTCCAGACTGGAGATTGCTCAACCGAAAGGAAAAACGGTAACTTCGGTTGATGATGCTGTAGAAACCGCGCAATCGCTGGGATATCCTGTTTTGGTAAGACCATCTTATGTACTCGGTGGACGCGCCATGGAGATTGTATACTCCGACAGCGAACTGCTGAGTTACATGAAAGAGGCGGTTAAGATCAACCCGGATCATCCGGTTCTGATCGACCGTTACATGATGGGTAAAGAAGTGGAAGTAGACGCGATCTGTGATGGCGAGACGGTGCTGATTCCAGGCATCATGGAGCATGTAGAACGCGCAGGCGTTCACTCCGGCGACTCGATTGCGGTATATCCTCCTCAGTACTTGTCCCAGGATCTGAAGGACAAGATTGCGGAAATTACGATCAAGATTGCCAAAGAGCTGAATACACGCGGACTTGTTAACATCCAGTTCGTTATCTATAAAAATGAAGTGTACGTAATCGAAGTAAATCCGCGTTCTTCCCGGACGGTTCCGTTCCTGAGCAAGGTCACAGGCATCCCGATGGCCAACCTGGCAACACAGGCGATCATGGGCGGCAAGCTGAAGGAGCTTGGATACGAGGAAGGCATGTGGCCGGAAAGCGAACATGTATCGGTTAAAGTACCGGTGTTCTCCTTTGCTAAACTTCGCCGCGTTGAGCCTACCCTTGGACCGGAAATGAAGTCTACCGGTGAGGTTATGGGCCGAGACGTGAAGTATGCCAAAGCGCTGTACAAAGGTCTGATCGGTGCAGGCATGAAAATTCCTTCAACAGGAGCGATCATCGCTACCATCGCAGATAAGGATAAAGCCGAAGCTGCAGCACTGCTGAAAGGCTTCCATAAGCTTGGCTATAAAATCATCGCAACAGGCGGCACGGCAGCAGCATTGAAGGAAGCGGGCCTTGATGTGACCACCATTCATAAGCTGTCCGAGGGAACGCCGAACATTCTGGATATGATCCGCACAGGTGAAGCCAACTTCGTCTTTAACACATTGACCAAAGGTAAAACGCCGCAGCGTGACGGATTCCGAATTCGCCGTGAAGCGGTTGAAAACGGTGTGGTATGTATGACCTCGCTCGATACGGTTCGTGAGCTTCTGACGATGCTGGAGACCATCAACTTCTCCTCTGAAGCAATGCCGGTTGTTTAATCGAGAAGGAGGGGTATAGATGAGCGCCAGCTACAATGAAATGGCGGGCCGCCTGATGGTGGCCCTGGATTACCCGGATGCCCAGCGCGCAAAAGCATTGGTGCAGCAGCTGGAGGGCATCCCGTGTTATATGAAGGTCGGCATGCAGCTGTTCTACGCAGCCGGTCCGGATTTTGTCAAGGAATTGAAAGCAAAAGGTTATTCCGTATTTTTGGATGTGAAGATGCATGATATTCCGAACACGGTAAAAGGCGGGGCGAACAGCGTAACGCGGCTGGGTGTGGACATGTTTAATGTCCATGCCGGCGGCGGCGCTCTCATGATGCAGGCGGCAAAAGCCGGGGCGGAGGCCGCAGTGGCGGACACCCCGGGTCTTGCCATGCCTACCATCATTGCGGTAACCCAGTTGACTAGTACGAGTCAGGATGTCATGAATAACGAAATCGGTATCCCGGGTTTGGTAGAAGATGCGGTCGTACGATATGCGAAGCTGGCTCAGCAAGCCGGGCTGCATGGCGTCGTCGCTTCATCGCTTGAAGTGGAGGCCATAACATCCGCATGCGGACAAGCGTTTAAGACCGTTATACCAGGTATTCGTCCGGCCGGTGCGGATATCGGAGACCAGGCACGGGTTCTTACACCAGGGGAAGCCATCCGCAAGGGCAGTCATTATCTGGTTGTCGGCCGCCCGATTACGGAATCCCCGAACCCGAGACAAGCAGCAGAACAGATTATTGAGGAGATGATTCAAGCATGAGTACACTCGCGAATATTCCACATCAGATCGCATCTTATTTGCTGAAGATTGAGGCCGTTTCCCTTAGGCCCCATCAGCCGTTTACATGGACGTCGGGAATTAAGTCCCCGATCTACTGTGATAATCGCTTGACGATGTCTTTTCCCGAGATTCGCGACTACATTGCTGAATCGTTCGCAGCCGTCATCCGGGAGCAATATCCGGAGGCCGAGGCCATTGCCGGTACGGCCACAGCCGGGATTCCGCATGCGGCCTTTGTATCCCAGAAGATGAATCTGCCAATGTCTTATATTCGGGACAAAGCAAAGGGGCATGGCAAGGAAAACCTGATCGAAGGCTTGATCAAGCCCGGTCAAAAGGTGGTTGTGATCGAGGATCTGATCTCCACGGGCGGCAGCTCGCTAAAAGCGGCGCAAGCGGTCAAGGATGCAGGAGCGGAGCCGCTGGCGGTATTGGCTATTTTCAGCTACCAGCTGGATAAAGCAGTGCAAGCCTTCGCCGAAGCTGGGATTCCGCTGCAGAGCTTGTCCAACTACGGAGCGCTGATTGAAGTTGCGCTATCCGAGAATCGGATTCAGGAACAGGATGTGGAGCTTCTTCAATCCTGGAGATCGAATCCTGCTTCCTTTGGTGTGTAAACAACGTATACAAGCTAGGATAATCCGGCTGTCGCCTTTGTGAGTTATCGCAGAGCGGCAGCTTTTTTATATTCCAAAGCCAAAGATAATCCCCGGAGGATGCCGGGTTGACAGCGGATGGCTGGATCGTTACATTAGGACTGTACGCGGCTGCAGCCAGCTATCGGTGTCCTTATGCTTATATAGAAGGGATTTAGTCTAACAGATGAATGCAAAGAAAGAAGCAGTGCTTGAAGCCGGGAAGCGGTTGTTCATGGAGCAAGGGATTTTGCAGACGAGCATGGAGCAGATTGCCGAAGCGGTCCCCGTTTCCAAAATGACGATTTATAACTACTATCAGAGCAAAGAGGGCTTATTGGAGCATGTGGTGGACCGGATGGTCGAGGAGCTCATGGCGCTATACCGTGATATTATGGATCAGGCAAAAGATCCGCTTGAGGCGTTAAAGGTCTTTTACAGGGATCAGGACAAATTTTCGGCGTTGGTATCCCAGAAATTTGTGGCGGATCTGGCCAAATTCCCGGAGCAGATGGACAAGCTGCTTCAATTCAACCAGAAATTCGTTGTTCCGGAATTCGAAATGCTGATCTTTAAAGGCCAGCAGCTTGGACAGATACGGAAAGACATCTCTCCCCAGGTACTGGTCGCATTCCTGACTTTCATCAAGGAATTTACGGCACGGACCGAATGGTACCATGGTTTGGGAAGTTTGAACGCGGTTAGTGAACAGCTGATGACGATTCTATATCATGGAATTATCCAGCAGGAAGATTCGACTAATCTAATATGAGTATAAGAACATTCCAGAGGTGATTTCGATCCGGGAATGTTTTTTTTATAAAATTTTATTGATGAATCGTTTGAAGATCGGCTGATTTGGGTATATGTTCCTATAAATTTAGGGCCACGACTTGGTAGAGGGGAAGGAGACGTCTCACCTATAATAGTAATGATAACCTCAGATTTAAACACAAAATAGGCGGGACTGACCGTAAGGAGGAGAGATCTTTGGAAGTTTCATCCAGGATCAAACTGACCGGCAAACAATTCTTTGTACTAACCGGCATCGTCGGTGCGCGGGCTGTCATTGGGTTAGAGGACCCTTTTCGCGGAACGCTGGCCGAGGAGATGCCTGTAGAGGTGGCCAAGATTGAGCAGGAGCTGCAGGAGAAAGGATTGATCGATACGGCGGGTAACGAGCCGGTTCTTGTGCAGGAACTGCTGGAATACATAGAAGTATGCAGCCGGACCCTGTTAACGATACATATGAGGGTGTCCGGTTCCGACGAAGCGCAGAAGGAGTGTTTCATTTATTACAGTTCAAGTCTGGTTGTAAAGGCTGATATTGAAAGCGGGCCTGACGGAGCGAGAGTCTATGTGCTGGAAGCGCTGGGAACCCCTTCGGAGGCTTGGCTTAAAATCATCAGTCACCTGCAGCTGGAGGATAGGAAGAACCGGGATACAGCTCCATTGGCTATGCCTAAAGGCTGGTTCCAGCAATGGATGAGTGCCGAGCAAGGGGAGCAGGAGCCTCGGAAGTATTTGCTTGCACAAGGCTACCCGGAATCGGTCGTTTCCGCCTTGGCCGAAAGCGTCAGCCATCCAGAGAGATATGCAACCTTCACAGCGTACTATTGCCCGGATCTGAACTGTAGAATACAGGGAATCGAACTGTTGAGAGGACAGCATTCCAACTGGCTGATTCGCAATGAAGGCGAAGAGGATCAAATTTGGGGCGCATCGGTAACGGAAATTATTCGGGAGCTTGGCGCGGTCATTGAGCGCATTAAGTGAGAAAGGGCTGCATCATGATCCTGTACTTTCAAGTTATACCTTCTCGATCAACGATATGGAGGATTAGTTATGACTAAAATACGTGTGGTACCTGACATGCTGAACCAGCAAGGAGCAGCGGTATCTGATATTGCACGAGAAGTTCAGCAGCTTCAGGAGCGCATGCAGCAGCGTATCCAGAGCATGTCCTGGGAGACGCGTCATCGTGCCCAGGTCGAACAGCGCCTGGCCCAATGCAGGGCCGCTTGCCAGTCGGTGGTTAGCCGTCTGGAGCAAAATCGAGGGCAACTGGTGAAAAAGGCGGGTGATTTTTCGCAGACGGATCAATCGCTCGGCAGCAATCTCAACTTCGGCAAGCAATCGGTTGCCCAGGTTAGTCCGCATCTGCTGCTTCAGGCGAGTCTGGCACAGAACGGGAACAAGAACACGCATCCGCCCGTGACGGCAGCGGGGGTTGAATTCAATGCGCTTGCGCCTTTCGGCGGAACGGCGGATCAATGGAAGAGTAATCCGCTAGCGGCCGCAGGGGTATTGTTCGGAACGGCAACGGCATCGGGTACGATGTACAAATACTGGGATATGTACCGGAACGGCTTTGGCGTGTGGCTTGAAAAAGACAAGCGCGGCAATATGCGAGCCAATGTGACGAACGGGATGCTGGCTAATATCCGCAAAAAATCCTATGCCGAATACAACTGGCGGAATCACCCCCGAATCCCGAAATACGTCCTACCCGGCGCGGCTGTTAAAGACTCGCTAAGCTGGAAGGGCGGTAAACTTGGTTATGCAGGCATCGCCATGCAAACGGTGGGAAATCTGGTGACGAATATCAACGAGAACAAGAGCGGGGCAAAGATAGCCGGAGATGCTGTAGTTGATGTGGGTGTCGGTGTGGGTACCGTCGTAGCATCCGCTGCGGCTGGCGCTAAGGCAGGCGCGCTGATTGGGACAGCAGTGGGCGGTCCGATTGGCACCCTTGCGGGTGCGGCCATCGGTTTTGGCGTATCGGTGGGTGCTTCCTATGTTATGGACGGCATCAAGTTTACGGATTTTGACGGGGACGGGAAGAAAGATACCGTAACCGAAGGATTGAAAATGGGGGCGGAGAAGATAGGTTCAACGATTGCCGGATGGTTCAAATAAAGGGAGTGTCATGGATGAGCGCAAAGATTTCAGAGGAAGAACAGTTTCATTTCCGGCTGATCCCGGCCGAGCAGATACGGGGCGGCATCGTTTGTTTTTTATTCATTATGCTGATCCCTGCGCTGGTCACGCTAGCAGCGCCGATGATGTCGGTATATATGTATGTGGCTGCGGCGGTGTGGGTGGTTATGCTGCTATGGGGAATTGGCCTGAGTGCAAATCCGTACCGGTCTGAAGTCGGTTTTGTGCTGTATTTGGGAATATACGGACTGGCTCTGGCGGTCACTTGTCAGATCGCTATCCTCAAAATGATGTATGACATGGCCGGAGTTGAATCGATTCTGTATGGGCTTAGTTCGGCAGCGGTGATGCTTCTGCTTCTCCTTGTGTTTTATGTGCTGCATTTTAGAGCGCTGCAGCAAGGCACCTACCAGTCTATGGAGCGCAATGGCAGCGTCGGTAAAGCGGGCAAAGCGGCCTTACTGTTTGCGGCTATAGGTTATACGGCTTATTACGTCGTGGTGGCGGTAACCGGCGATCTCGGCGGATTTGTAATGGGCATGGCGGCTTTTTCCGTGTTGTTGATTCTCGGTCTGTACATGGCCGTTGTTTTCATTCATCGGTATATGTTCATCCAGAACAACATGGATAAGCTAAAAGCTCATTATCCCGTATTGGGATTGCCGAAGGAGCAGCGGAACGCCGCGTTTCTGAATAAAATGAATCAGGGCCGTACGCCTGCGGCACCGCACCGGAAGAGCAAGAAAAGGAGAGGGTAGTTATGACGCAGCAGCTGCTGCCAAACGGATCGATAGTCATTTTGAAAGAAGGCGAGAAGAAGCTCGTGATCTATGGTCGAAAGCAAATTCTGGCGCTTGATCAGCCGCAAATGTTCGACTATTTAGCTTGTCCATATCCGGAAGGTTATGTCAGCCCGGAGTTTGCCTACGTCTTTAATCATGAGGATATCCAGGAGATTATATTTACCGGTTACCAGGACGAAGAGGAAGAACAGTTTCAGATCGTACTGGCTGAGACGAAGCCTACATAACAAACGAGAAGATATCTATAAAGGGAGGAGTGAGGTAGATCCATGTCAGGACGCATAGAGGTATCCCCCGAGGAGCTGCGCCGCGCTGCGGCAGACATTCGAAGCGGGAGTGACTACGGCGGAGAATTGGTCGCCCGATTGTCCCAGGTCATTGAAACGTTGAATGCCGAATGGGAGGGTGTTTCCCAGCAGCGGTTTCGTACGGAGGCCGAGGAGACAAAGGCGCAGCTGATGAATTTCATCCAGATGATGAATTCGATGGAGCAGGAGCTTATGAGCATTGCCGCCCGATTTGCGGAGGCTGACGGCCAATAGGCGCGGTTTACCTAAGGTGACAATCAATCGTATCCGTATCACGATGTGGTAAGGGTATGGCTGATTGTTTTTTTATCGGGAGATCGCGAAGAAGTTTGTTGATCTGTGTTTTTTTTGTGGAAGAATGGACATAATATGACAGCATTACATTATCATTCGGGTAAGGAGTCGCATAGGATGAATTGGGTATATTACGGAAAGCTGTATACAAGCAAATTTCAGGCAGGGTGCTTTGCGAAACGTTTGGAGCAGGATGGCTGGCTGTTCGGGTATCATGATCCGCGGATGGTGGAGGTTTACCGTTCCAAAAAGGGCCGTTATGGCGTGCGGTTTATGCCTTGAGGAAATTCCATTAAAACAGTACTTGACTTGATGTAGGGTTATGGTGTATATTTATTCTTGTCGCTGTTTGATACAGCATTGACGCGGGGTGGAGCAGTTCGGTAGCTCGTCGGGCTCATAACCCGAAGGCCGCAGGTTCAAATCCTGCCCCCGCAACCAATTTTTAAACGATGTATGTATGACGTCCTTATGTTTATGTGTACATGTATGTTCAGGGCCCTTAGCTCAGTTGGTTAGAGCGGTCGGCTCATAACCGACTGGTCGGGGGTTCGAGTCCCTCAGGGCCCACTTTATCGAAAACCCTTGCGATGCAAGGGTTTTTTGCTGTTTATAGGGCTGTTTAGTTGCATGAAAAACTCTGGTGAAGAAGTAGGGAACTTTGATTTGCTAACGGCAGCTATTTATCCACAGGATCCAGAGATTAAAATGACTTTTCCATTTAAAGCAGCGTTACCGAAATTTGGTGTTCCTAAGTAACAGTGATGAGTTGATCCCTGCTCTATCTCCAAATCCAAGAATAGCACTTAAGTAAGGTGTTCTTGAATACTAAGGAATGCTGCGAAAATGACACCCTTTCTATCGTTAAAAAAATACTTTTAACCTAAGGGTCATTTCTTTGGCGCCGTTGAATGATTGCTTTTTCCCTCTTTCGTTTTCAAATTTATATAGAGAAGAATGCTCCCAAAGAAAGATATTTCAACTGCACCAGTAAAAATCCGCATTAAATGTGTTTCTTTGAAATCAAATAAGATATGCCCCATACAGTATAAAGCCGAAAGAACCATAACCCATCGAAGTATTGCTTTTTTCATCAGTAGTCACCTCTTATTTAAGACAATTATACTTCAAGCAGTAGAACAACTGTCTTTATATTTTATTAAATATCGTCCGAAACATCCCTGACGTCGTCCATTTTCAAAATTTAACCGCCCCCGGATTGTCGGATTGTCGGATTCAAATATTCAAAAGTTTGTCCTCACCCGTTACAAGAGGGCGACTATGTGTATTAAAAACATACAGGATCAATTAGTGTTAATGTTTGATTTGGAGTAGGCCCTAAAAGGGCATTAATAACATATTGAGATATGTTAGAATATCAACTAGATTGGAGGGACTATCTATTTATGAAACAGAAAAAGATTTTGATTGTTTTTCTGTTACTTGTGCTGATTATTGTCGGTGTTTTTTATACTTACCTTCAAGTGAAATACAATTCTCTTGAAAGAAGTTTGAGAAATCATCTGATTAATGTTGAGGGATACTCTGATTCAGATATTATCAGTATTAAAGCAAAACTTAGTAAAATGCCTACATATCCCGTTTATGTTAGGTTTGCAGATGATCCAAATACAGATTATATCTTTACAGATGGAAATGCTGATACACCCATATGGCGCCAACTTGATCCTAAAAAGCCAATAAGATTATCTGGTCAGCGTGACTAGATGAAAATCTTGCTGTTATGAAAAATGTATAAATCACCATTTAGAGGCTATAGTCAAATTGAGTGATGCTTCTCCCTGTTGAACTTTACTTGTCTCCACTTACTTATGAGAGTTAACGTGGGAAAGAACCCTGCTGGCTTTAGGCAGAGGGGGTTCTTTTTGGCGTTCTGGTTTATAGTGGGGCCGTAAGACCAATATAATCAAAAATATCCTCAATGATTCCGCCCCTTCAATGTATTATTTTCCAGTCTATCAGATCTCTATAAATCTGGGCGCCCGATTGAATTCAAGACTTGCGCTAGGACTAAAGAACAAGCGCCAATTATCAGCAAGATAAGAACCATGATAATAACAAACTTCTTTCCGTTCATCATTTTCACCTCGGAAGGATTATACCAAATATTCAACACCCAATGGAACAAGATCCAGGACTACTACACCCTTATTTCTACAGACGAGTGCAAGATACAGCAAGCAGGAGATTTCTCTCCAATTTATCGGACAACTGATTTTATTAGTAGCTGACATGCTGTTCCTCCTCTTATTCGTTTGTCTTGACTAATCAAATTACTTTACTATATGGTCGAGATAATTTTGAATTCAACGATTTGCCTCCGGGAGATTGATGATTCGGCCAAGCGAGATTTGTAATCGGGGGCGACTTACGGTACATTTTAATGGAGTCGTAGGGGAACAGACTTATTTATACGGCTGCTGCTGGTTGGATGCAGCTCATTTTAGCATATAGGATGGGGGATGAAGGTGTCAGAGTGGGTATTAAATCAATCCTGGGGACTTCCGGTGTTGCTCGCCTTCTTGGTGATCGTATTTGTATTTGAATCAAGGAAGGCTTTCAAGGCATATAAAGAAAAAAGACGGTTTGAATTGGGATGGTCTCTATTGTTTGCCCTGGTGGCTTTATTGGCGATGATTGTCCTGGTGGCCTATTAAAAATACATAATCAAAAACAGGACCCCGCCAGAAGCTACCGGCGGGGTCTTGTTCAATGATTAGCTGTAAACGGTCAGGAAGTCGTTACCTTTCGTCACCGTTCATTCATGACGGCCTCTGTAGCGGTCCAGGCTCTGCCTGCACGCATGGCCAGGAAGAAGCAGAGGATGAGAACGATGGACGCGGAGATATAAGGAAAGTTGATGTCCAAATCAAACAGATATCCTGCAACCAGCGGCCCCGCAATATTTCCCAGACTGGTGTACGCCGAGTTCAGGCCGGCCACGTAGCCTTGCTGATCCTTCGCCAGCTTAGACATTTGCGTTCCGATAGCGGGACGCAAGATGTCGATCGACAGGAATACCAAGAAGGTTACAAGGAATATGAGCCAGTATTTATGCACGAACAGGGTTAACAGGATACAGATTCCCGCGGTAAGCAAACTGAGCGTAATGACTCGTTTCTC
This Paenibacillus sp. JZ16 DNA region includes the following protein-coding sequences:
- a CDS encoding DUF4176 domain-containing protein; the encoded protein is MTQQLLPNGSIVILKEGEKKLVIYGRKQILALDQPQMFDYLACPYPEGYVSPEFAYVFNHEDIQEIIFTGYQDEEEEQFQIVLAETKPT
- a CDS encoding WXG100 family type VII secretion target; this encodes MSGRIEVSPEELRRAAADIRSGSDYGGELVARLSQVIETLNAEWEGVSQQRFRTEAEETKAQLMNFIQMMNSMEQELMSIAARFAEADGQ
- the pyrF gene encoding orotidine-5'-phosphate decarboxylase; the encoded protein is MSASYNEMAGRLMVALDYPDAQRAKALVQQLEGIPCYMKVGMQLFYAAGPDFVKELKAKGYSVFLDVKMHDIPNTVKGGANSVTRLGVDMFNVHAGGGALMMQAAKAGAEAAVADTPGLAMPTIIAVTQLTSTSQDVMNNEIGIPGLVEDAVVRYAKLAQQAGLHGVVASSLEVEAITSACGQAFKTVIPGIRPAGADIGDQARVLTPGEAIRKGSHYLVVGRPITESPNPRQAAEQIIEEMIQA
- the pyrE gene encoding orotate phosphoribosyltransferase, with protein sequence MSTLANIPHQIASYLLKIEAVSLRPHQPFTWTSGIKSPIYCDNRLTMSFPEIRDYIAESFAAVIREQYPEAEAIAGTATAGIPHAAFVSQKMNLPMSYIRDKAKGHGKENLIEGLIKPGQKVVVIEDLISTGGSSLKAAQAVKDAGAEPLAVLAIFSYQLDKAVQAFAEAGIPLQSLSNYGALIEVALSENRIQEQDVELLQSWRSNPASFGV
- the carB gene encoding carbamoyl-phosphate synthase large subunit; this encodes MPKNDTLKKILVIGSGPIVIGQAAEFDYAGTQACQALKEEGIEVVLINSNPATIMTDTNMADKVYIEPITLDFVTQIIRQERPDGLLPTLGGQTGLNMAVELARAGILEQENVKLLGTQLESIEKAEDRDLFRDLMRELDQPVPESTIVTTLEEALDFANEIGYPVIVRPAYTLGGTGGGICATEEELRETVSSGLRYSPITQCLIEKSIAGMKEVEYEVMRDANDNCIVVCNMENFDPVGVHTGDSIVVAPSQTLSDREYQMLRSASLKIIRALNIEGGCNVQFALDPNSYQYYVIEVNPRVSRSSALASKATGYPIAKMAAKIAMGYTLDEIVNPVTGQTYACFEPTLDYIVSKIPRWPFDKFIHANRKLGTQMKATGEVMAIGRTFEESIHKAVRSLEIGVHRLYLKGANELSDEVLQQRLIKADDERMFLIAEAFRRGYGLQQIQDLTKIDWWFLDKIERLIKYEEHIRSEAALTYETLYEAKRLGFTDRAIAELRAEGNASTHTTEESIGFLRREHGLRPVYKMVDTCAAEFEATTPYYYSTYETENEVIESAKEKVIVLGSGPIRIGQGIEFDYSTVHAVWAIQKAGYEAVIINNNPETVSTDFNTSDRLYFEPLFLEDVMNVIEQEKPIGVIVQFGGQTAINLAEPLSKAGVKILGTSLESIDEAEDRKKFEALLSRLEIAQPKGKTVTSVDDAVETAQSLGYPVLVRPSYVLGGRAMEIVYSDSELLSYMKEAVKINPDHPVLIDRYMMGKEVEVDAICDGETVLIPGIMEHVERAGVHSGDSIAVYPPQYLSQDLKDKIAEITIKIAKELNTRGLVNIQFVIYKNEVYVIEVNPRSSRTVPFLSKVTGIPMANLATQAIMGGKLKELGYEEGMWPESEHVSVKVPVFSFAKLRRVEPTLGPEMKSTGEVMGRDVKYAKALYKGLIGAGMKIPSTGAIIATIADKDKAEAAALLKGFHKLGYKIIATGGTAAALKEAGLDVTTIHKLSEGTPNILDMIRTGEANFVFNTLTKGKTPQRDGFRIRREAVENGVVCMTSLDTVRELLTMLETINFSSEAMPVV
- a CDS encoding TetR/AcrR family transcriptional regulator, with the translated sequence MNAKKEAVLEAGKRLFMEQGILQTSMEQIAEAVPVSKMTIYNYYQSKEGLLEHVVDRMVEELMALYRDIMDQAKDPLEALKVFYRDQDKFSALVSQKFVADLAKFPEQMDKLLQFNQKFVVPEFEMLIFKGQQLGQIRKDISPQVLVAFLTFIKEFTARTEWYHGLGSLNAVSEQLMTILYHGIIQQEDSTNLI
- a CDS encoding DUF3139 domain-containing protein; translated protein: MKQKKILIVFLLLVLIIVGVFYTYLQVKYNSLERSLRNHLINVEGYSDSDIISIKAKLSKMPTYPVYVRFADDPNTDYIFTDGNADTPIWRQLDPKKPIRLSGQRD
- a CDS encoding WXG100 family type VII secretion target: MTKIRVVPDMLNQQGAAVSDIAREVQQLQERMQQRIQSMSWETRHRAQVEQRLAQCRAACQSVVSRLEQNRGQLVKKAGDFSQTDQSLGSNLNFGKQSVAQVSPHLLLQASLAQNGNKNTHPPVTAAGVEFNALAPFGGTADQWKSNPLAAAGVLFGTATASGTMYKYWDMYRNGFGVWLEKDKRGNMRANVTNGMLANIRKKSYAEYNWRNHPRIPKYVLPGAAVKDSLSWKGGKLGYAGIAMQTVGNLVTNINENKSGAKIAGDAVVDVGVGVGTVVASAAAGAKAGALIGTAVGGPIGTLAGAAIGFGVSVGASYVMDGIKFTDFDGDGKKDTVTEGLKMGAEKIGSTIAGWFK